The Angustibacter sp. Root456 genome contains the following window.
CGTTCGCGGGGCTGTACGCGCCGCACTGGCAGCCGCAGGCCCAGGGTGTCGTGGTCGGTCTCACGTCGTACGTGAAGCAGGGCCACATCGCTCGGGCGGTGCTCGAGGCGACGGCGCTGCAGACCCAGGAGGTCGCGCGCGCCATGCAGAGCGACTCGGGCGTGCCGCTGCGCGTGCTGGCCGTCGACGGCGGCATGACGGCGAACAACCTGCTGATGCAGGCCGTCGCCGACCTGCTCGACGTGCCCGTCGTGCGGCCGATGATGGCCGAGACCGTCGCGCTCGGCGCGGCCTACGCGGCGGGCCTGGCCAGCGGGTACTGGCCCGACCAGCACGTGCTGCGCCGACAGTGGCACCGCGCCGCCGAGTGGCGACCCCAGATGACCTGCGAAGCCCGCGCGCACGAGCTGGAGCGGTGGTCGCGGGCCATCGAGCTCGCCATCGCGTGGGGCGAGCCCCCACGCTGACCCCGCCTCAGGCCGGAGCCTGCTGGCGGGTGTGGCGACGCCGGTCGGGCCGCGAGCGTTTCGCGCGGTACATGTCCGCGTCGGCGAGAGCGACGAGCGCGTCGGCCTCGATCCGCGTGTCCGTCCAGGCCGCCCCGACGCTCGCGACCGGCACGAGCTCGGTGCCGTCGTGGTCGAACGGCTCGCGCAGGAGGTCCTGGACCGCGGCGACGGCATGTGCGACCGCCTCGTGCGAGCCCAGGTCGGTGCGGAGCACGACGAACTCGTCTCCCCCGAACCGACCCACGGCGCCGCCTGGTCCGGCATCGGCCAGCAGTCGCCGTCCGACCTCGCGCAGCAACGCGTCGCCGGCGGCGTGACCGAGCCGGTCGTTGACGTCCTTGAAACCGTCGAGGTCGATGAACAGCACGCTGACGCTCGCCCGAGCCTCCCGGCCGCCGGACTCGCCGGGAAGCGCCGCGAGCGATCCCTCGAGCCGCTCGATGGCAGCGCGCCGCACCAGGCAGCCGGTGAGGTCGTCGTGGCTCGCGCGGTGCGCGAGCTGCTCACGCAGCTGGGCGGCCTCCGTGACGTCGGACAGGTACAAGATGGCGCCGGTGCACTCTCCGGAGTCGGTGTGCAGCCCCCGCACGCTGATGGCCACGCGCCGCAGCCCCTGCACCGCGTCGACCGCGTCGGCTGCCAGATCGGCTGCCAGGTCGGCTGCCAGGTCGGCTGCCAGGTCGGCTGCCAGGTCGGCTTCGAGGTCGGCGTCGACACCGCGGTCTCGTACGCAGCGCAGGGCGTCGCGTAGCGGCTCGGGGTCGGTCATGACGTCGTACAGCTCGAACACCGAGGCGAGCTCGAGACCGAGCACTCCGGCCAGGCGCGCGTTGCGGTGCACCACTCGCCCAGTGGTGTCGATCTGCAGGATCCCTCCCGGCAGCGCCTCAGTGAGGCGGCGCAGCAGCTGGTCGCTGGCCTCCAGCGCCTGGGTGACCGCCATCTCCTCGGCGATGTCGACCATCTCGGCCAGCACGCAGCGGTAGTCGGGGTGGGCGAGCAGGTTGCGGTTCGTCACCTCGAACCACAGCCAGCTGCCGTCGTCGTGGCGATGGCGCAGACGGGTGCGGCGAGCCGCACCGGGGTGCTGGAGGAGGTCCATCCAGTTGGCGATGGCACGCTGCTGGTCGTCGGGGTGGATGAGCTCGAGCGTGCGGCGACCGGCGTACGCCTCGGGCGTCCAGCCGAGCAGCCGCGTGACCGTCTCGTCGACCTCCAGCAGGCAGGCGACCTCGTCCTTGCGCACCACGCACACCCGCGGCCGCAGGGCGTCCTGGGCGCGGGCCGAGTCGTCCGCCGCGACGTCGCGGTAGCCCACGAGGAACGCCAGCAGCACGCCGAAGCGTTCGCGGGTGTCGAGGCCGTGCATCGTGATCGTGGAGCCGGCCCCGTGCAACGCCCCGGCGCGCGTACTGGCGGCGCCGGTGACGCGCACCTCGTGCCAGAGGTCGATGACGGTCACGATGTCCTCGGGGTGGACGAGCTCGAGCACCGAGGCGGCCCCGGAGATGGTCGCGGCCTCGCGCACCGGCACCGCAGGCGGCATGGGCACGATGAGGCCGCTGTCGTTCACCGCCACCACCCGCGCGGCCGGATCGGCCAGCAGGGCGTCGGCGACGGTGTCGCGCTGCTCGGCGGTGTAGCGCTGCTGCCCCAACGTCGTCTTCCCCCTGGCACTCAGGACCGCGGCACGGTCACCGGTTAGCATCGGCCGCGCGAGCGCGGACCTGAGGGTCCGCCGCGCTGCTCACCTGCGTCGGAGCAACGCCAAGAACATGGCGTCGGTGCCGTGCCGGTGCGGCCACAGCTGCACGGTCGGGCCGCCGACGTCCGGCAC
Protein-coding sequences here:
- a CDS encoding diguanylate cyclase, whose amino-acid sequence is MQGLRRVAISVRGLHTDSGECTGAILYLSDVTEAAQLREQLAHRASHDDLTGCLVRRAAIERLEGSLAALPGESGGREARASVSVLFIDLDGFKDVNDRLGHAAGDALLREVGRRLLADAGPGGAVGRFGGDEFVVLRTDLGSHEAVAHAVAAVQDLLREPFDHDGTELVPVASVGAAWTDTRIEADALVALADADMYRAKRSRPDRRRHTRQQAPA